In one window of Candidatus Binatia bacterium DNA:
- a CDS encoding mercuric reductase — protein MQPHITPTQGANERQRLENVHPAGWRNPSPAERYNLVVVGAGTAGLVAAHAAAALGAKVALIERDLLGGDCLNVGCVPSKTLVRTARLYAEMRDAEHYGAHIPVDIRVDFPAVMQRMRRIRARISRTDSVRRLSAAGVDVFFGAARFTRSDTLTVDGTKLRFKKALIAAGARPDTPSIPGLVEAGYLTNENVFDLTELPRRLLVIGGGPLGCELAQAFSRFGAQTIIAQDIPLFLPKEERDAAQILSDAFARDGIEVRLNTTAVNVRVENGQKLVDLVSDDYKSTVAVDAILTGTGRVPNVEDMDLEAAGVDYDNTVGIQVDDFLRTTNRRIYAAGDVCLEHKFTHTADASARLVVQNALFFGRQRLSALTIPWCTYTDPEIAHVGLYVREARAQDIPVKTFTILMHAVDRAIADGEETGFVKVHVKERTDRILGATIVARHAGEMINEITLAMVAGIGLRTLARVIHAYPTQAEAIRKAADAYNRTRLTQTIQSLLRRWLAW, from the coding sequence ATGCAGCCGCACATAACACCCACGCAGGGCGCGAATGAGCGCCAGCGGCTCGAAAATGTCCACCCCGCCGGATGGCGCAATCCGTCGCCCGCGGAGCGCTACAACCTGGTCGTCGTCGGCGCCGGCACGGCGGGACTGGTCGCGGCGCACGCCGCGGCGGCGCTGGGCGCGAAGGTGGCGCTGATCGAGCGCGATCTGCTCGGCGGCGACTGTCTCAATGTCGGCTGCGTGCCGTCAAAAACCTTGGTCCGCACTGCGCGCCTATATGCCGAGATGCGCGATGCCGAGCACTACGGCGCGCACATCCCGGTCGATATCCGCGTCGATTTCCCCGCCGTGATGCAACGCATGCGGCGTATCCGCGCCCGCATCAGTCGCACCGATTCGGTTCGCCGGCTCAGCGCAGCCGGGGTGGATGTGTTCTTCGGCGCGGCGCGCTTTACCCGATCCGATACGCTGACAGTTGACGGGACGAAACTGCGCTTCAAGAAGGCACTGATCGCTGCTGGCGCGCGGCCGGACACGCCCTCGATTCCCGGCCTCGTCGAGGCTGGCTATCTGACCAACGAGAACGTCTTCGATCTGACCGAGCTGCCGCGCCGCCTGCTGGTGATCGGCGGCGGCCCGCTCGGATGCGAACTGGCGCAGGCCTTCTCCCGCTTCGGAGCGCAGACCATCATCGCGCAGGACATACCGTTGTTCCTGCCAAAAGAAGAGCGCGACGCCGCGCAGATCCTCTCGGATGCCTTTGCGCGCGACGGCATCGAGGTGCGGCTCAACACCACGGCCGTCAACGTGCGCGTGGAAAACGGGCAGAAACTCGTCGATCTGGTCAGCGACGACTACAAGAGCACGGTAGCGGTCGATGCTATCCTCACCGGCACCGGCAGGGTGCCGAATGTCGAGGATATGGATCTGGAGGCCGCGGGCGTCGACTACGACAATACGGTCGGGATCCAGGTCGACGATTTCCTGCGGACCACCAATCGGCGCATCTATGCCGCCGGAGACGTTTGCTTGGAGCACAAGTTCACCCATACCGCCGACGCTTCGGCGCGCCTCGTGGTCCAGAACGCGCTGTTTTTCGGTCGCCAGCGACTGAGCGCACTGACGATTCCGTGGTGCACCTACACCGATCCGGAGATCGCCCACGTCGGCCTTTACGTACGGGAGGCGCGCGCGCAGGACATCCCGGTCAAGACCTTCACCATCCTAATGCACGCCGTGGATCGCGCCATCGCCGACGGCGAGGAAACGGGCTTCGTGAAGGTCCACGTCAAGGAGCGGACGGATCGGATTCTCGGCGCGACGATCGTCGCCCGTCATGCGGGCGAGATGATCAACGAAATCACCCTGGCGATGGTCGCGGGGATCGGTCTGCGCACCCTTGCCCGCGTCATCCACGCGTATCCGACCCAGGCCGAAGCGATCAGGAAAGCGGCGGACGCTTACAACCGCACGCGGCTGACGCAGACGATCCAATCGCTGCTGCGGCGCTGGCTGGCGTGGTGA
- a CDS encoding glycosyl hydrolase: MPDFTCKLSEAATPLTHSWEHTVGSDHAAVALRADWRAQLRRCRNELGFRYVRFHGLLSDDVGTLIRQQDKLLYSFFNADQIFDFLLSIGMKPFVELSFMPRALASGNTTVFHYQANVTPPRDYSQWARLIRELASHWVERYGASEVREWFFEVWNEPNLKEFWAGTQAEYFKLYRYTVEAIKSVDAQLRVGGPATAANEWVEEFLAFCETNNLPADFISTHHYPTDAFGSPEDDSEMQLAKSRRGILREQTQDVFRRACGRPVYYTEWNSSSNPRDPLHDEPYAAAFVTKTVMEANGLVEGYSFWTFSDIFEENYFPSVPFHGGFGLLNIHGVAKPTYRAFELLHQLGVEMLLVDGLHETVDAWIVRKEAILTVLLTNHALPRHSIKTERVSIHLTSAPEPRAVHIERIDETHANAKRAWRAMGEPEYLSADEVALLEAASRLAREPLDWKYENGSAHLDLELAPHAVAFVAIEFGEHLSEVRGA; the protein is encoded by the coding sequence GTGCCGGATTTTACGTGCAAACTTTCTGAGGCCGCGACGCCCCTCACACACTCATGGGAACACACGGTCGGGAGCGATCATGCAGCCGTCGCGTTGCGCGCGGATTGGCGAGCGCAGTTGCGACGCTGCCGCAACGAACTGGGATTCCGCTACGTGCGCTTTCACGGCCTGCTCTCAGACGACGTGGGTACGCTCATTCGTCAGCAGGACAAGCTCCTCTACTCATTCTTCAACGCCGATCAGATCTTTGATTTTCTCCTCTCAATCGGGATGAAGCCATTCGTTGAGTTGAGCTTCATGCCGAGAGCGCTCGCCTCCGGCAACACGACCGTCTTTCACTACCAGGCGAATGTTACGCCGCCCCGGGATTACAGTCAGTGGGCGAGGCTCATCCGCGAGCTGGCTTCGCACTGGGTCGAACGCTACGGTGCGAGCGAAGTGCGCGAGTGGTTCTTCGAGGTGTGGAACGAACCGAACCTGAAAGAGTTTTGGGCGGGTACGCAGGCGGAATACTTCAAGCTGTATCGCTACACAGTCGAAGCGATCAAGAGCGTGGACGCGCAACTTCGGGTCGGCGGGCCGGCGACCGCCGCGAATGAGTGGGTCGAAGAATTTCTCGCATTCTGCGAGACGAACAATCTGCCCGCCGATTTCATCAGTACGCACCACTACCCGACCGATGCGTTTGGAAGTCCGGAAGACGATTCGGAGATGCAACTGGCGAAGAGCCGACGCGGTATTTTGCGCGAACAGACGCAAGACGTGTTTCGGCGAGCCTGCGGGCGTCCCGTCTATTACACTGAATGGAACTCTTCATCCAATCCGCGTGATCCGTTGCACGATGAGCCGTATGCCGCTGCGTTCGTGACGAAAACTGTGATGGAGGCCAACGGTCTGGTGGAGGGTTACAGCTTCTGGACGTTTTCGGACATATTCGAGGAGAACTATTTTCCGTCCGTACCGTTTCATGGCGGCTTCGGGTTGCTCAATATTCATGGCGTCGCCAAGCCGACATACCGCGCTTTCGAGCTATTGCATCAACTAGGCGTAGAAATGCTGCTCGTTGATGGCTTGCACGAGACGGTGGATGCGTGGATCGTGCGCAAAGAAGCAATCCTGACCGTTCTGCTGACGAACCACGCACTGCCGCGCCATTCGATCAAGACGGAGCGCGTTTCCATTCATCTCACAAGCGCGCCGGAACCGCGCGCCGTTCACATCGAGCGTATTGACGAAACCCACGCAAATGCCAAACGCGCGTGGCGCGCAATGGGCGAGCCGGAATACTTGAGCGCGGACGAGGTGGCATTGCTCGAAGCGGCATCGCGCCTGGCGCGAGAGCCGTTGGATTGGAAGTATGAGAACGGAAGCGCTCATCTCGACCTCGAACTTGCGCCGCACGCTGTGGCGTTCGTCGCAATTGAATTTGGTGAACACTTGTCGGAGGTACGGGGGGCATGA
- a CDS encoding glucoamylase family protein → MLDRLQRAAFTYFLQAVNPANGLVADTSRENSPASIAVVGFALSAYPVAVERGWMARADAVERSLAALRFFRDSDQSGSPEATGYKGFYYHFLDMHTGVRVWRSELSMIDTALLIAGVLTAGMYFTANTADEIELRELVDALYRRIDWRWAQDGGDTIRQGWKPECGFLHYGWEGYSEAIVLYVLALGSPTHPLKGDCYEAWTATYQWENLYGYDFLYAGPLFVHRFSHAWIDFRGIQDRFMREKRCDYFENSRRATYVQREYAQRNPNGFVGYDEDCWGLTACDGPSDERPEVSNEPRRLFGYAARGVPYGPDDGTLAGWAALASLPFAPDIAWRAARNMSARYPEMLSGHRYASSFNPTLAGADQRAWVSPGHYGLDQGIVVMMIENYRTQLIWQLMRDCSHLTTGLRRAGFRGGWL, encoded by the coding sequence ATGCTGGACCGGCTCCAGCGCGCCGCATTCACCTACTTCCTGCAGGCGGTGAACCCGGCCAACGGACTGGTCGCCGACACCTCGCGCGAGAATTCGCCGGCCAGCATCGCGGTGGTCGGATTCGCGTTGTCGGCCTATCCGGTGGCGGTGGAGCGCGGCTGGATGGCGCGGGCCGACGCGGTCGAACGCAGCCTCGCCGCGCTGCGTTTCTTCCGCGATAGCGATCAGAGCGGCAGTCCGGAGGCAACCGGTTACAAGGGTTTCTACTACCACTTCCTCGACATGCATACCGGTGTCCGCGTCTGGCGCTCGGAGCTGTCGATGATCGATACGGCGCTGCTGATCGCCGGCGTGCTGACCGCGGGCATGTACTTCACGGCGAACACCGCGGACGAAATCGAGCTACGCGAACTGGTCGACGCGCTGTACCGCCGCATCGACTGGCGCTGGGCGCAGGATGGCGGCGATACGATCCGGCAAGGCTGGAAGCCCGAATGCGGATTCCTGCACTACGGCTGGGAAGGCTACAGCGAGGCCATTGTGCTGTATGTGCTCGCGCTGGGATCGCCAACGCACCCGCTCAAGGGTGACTGCTACGAGGCATGGACCGCTACCTACCAGTGGGAGAATCTCTACGGCTACGATTTCCTGTATGCGGGGCCGCTGTTCGTGCACCGGTTCTCACACGCATGGATCGATTTTCGCGGCATCCAGGATCGCTTCATGCGCGAGAAGCGTTGTGACTATTTCGAGAACAGCCGGCGCGCGACCTACGTGCAACGTGAGTACGCACAGCGCAATCCAAACGGCTTCGTTGGTTACGACGAAGACTGCTGGGGCCTGACTGCTTGCGATGGCCCGAGCGACGAGCGGCCCGAGGTGTCCAACGAGCCGCGGCGCCTGTTTGGTTACGCCGCGCGTGGCGTGCCGTACGGACCGGATGACGGAACCCTCGCCGGCTGGGCCGCACTGGCCTCGCTGCCGTTCGCGCCCGACATCGCCTGGCGCGCGGCGCGCAACATGTCTGCACGCTACCCCGAAATGCTGTCCGGACACCGGTACGCGAGCAGTTTCAATCCGACTCTCGCCGGTGCCGACCAGCGCGCCTGGGTCTCGCCTGGCCACTACGGGCTCGACCAAGGCATCGTGGTCATGATGATCGAAAACTATCGTACGCAACTGATCTGGCAACTGATGCGGGACTGTTCCCATCTCACTACCGGTTTACGGCGCGCCGGATTCCGCGGCGGCTGGCTGTAG